In Flavobacterium endoglycinae, one DNA window encodes the following:
- a CDS encoding transketolase family protein, which produces MKKYTNTGSKDTRSGFGAGMTELGQKNENVVALCADLIGSLKFDDFKKNHPERFFQIGIAEANMIGIAAGLTIGGKIPFTGTFANFSTGRVYDQIRQSVAYSDKNVKICASHAGLTLGEDGATHQILEDIGLMKMLPGMTVINTCDYNQTKAATLALADHHGPAYLRFGRPVVPNFTPADEPFVIGKAIMLNEGTDVTIIATGHLVWEALIAAEALEAKGISAEVINIHTIKPLDEEAILKSVAKTKCVVTAEEHNYLGGLGESVSGVLALNNPTPQEFVAVKDSFGESGTPEQLMEKYKLNNQAIVEAVERVIKRK; this is translated from the coding sequence ATGAAAAAATATACAAATACAGGAAGTAAAGATACTCGTTCTGGTTTTGGAGCGGGAATGACTGAATTAGGTCAAAAAAACGAAAATGTAGTAGCATTATGTGCTGACTTAATCGGATCATTAAAATTTGATGATTTCAAAAAGAATCACCCAGAGCGTTTTTTCCAAATTGGTATCGCAGAAGCGAACATGATTGGAATTGCAGCAGGTTTAACAATTGGAGGAAAAATTCCTTTTACAGGAACTTTTGCTAACTTTTCTACCGGAAGAGTTTACGATCAAATCCGTCAGTCTGTTGCTTATTCAGATAAAAACGTAAAAATTTGTGCTTCTCACGCTGGTTTAACACTAGGTGAAGACGGTGCCACACACCAAATCTTAGAAGATATCGGGTTAATGAAAATGTTACCTGGTATGACTGTAATCAATACTTGCGATTACAACCAGACAAAAGCTGCAACTTTAGCTTTAGCAGATCACCACGGTCCTGCTTATTTACGTTTCGGGCGTCCAGTTGTACCTAACTTCACACCTGCTGATGAGCCTTTCGTAATTGGAAAAGCAATCATGTTAAATGAAGGAACAGATGTTACTATTATTGCAACAGGACATTTAGTTTGGGAAGCACTTATCGCAGCTGAAGCTCTTGAAGCAAAAGGAATTTCTGCTGAAGTAATCAACATCCATACTATTAAACCTCTTGACGAAGAAGCTATTTTAAAATCTGTGGCTAAAACCAAATGTGTAGTTACGGCAGAAGAACACAACTACCTTGGAGGTCTTGGAGAAAGTGTTTCTGGAGTATTAGCTTTAAACAATCCAACGCCACAAGAATTTGTAGCAGTTAAAGATAGTTTTGGAGAATCTGGAACTCCTGAGCAATTAATGGAGAAATACAAGTTAAACAACCAAGCAATTGTTGAAGCTGTAGAAAGAGTAATCAAAAGAAAATAA
- a CDS encoding LptF/LptG family permease, producing MLSIIDKYILKRYLGTFSVMLLLFAPIGIVIDVSEKVNKMLENKIPFMDIAFYYYNFTIYFINSLFPIFLFLSVIWFTSKLANNTEIIAILSSGISFTRFLRPYIIGATIVSLFVLLMGFFIVPAASEGYNNFRYTYLKGGGKELMRGENTNVYRQINDHDFIFVNSFNEESKTAFNFTLEHFEKEKLTYKITASRIKWDPKAKTYILYDYTKRTLGELNDVIEKVPEKKEKFKFELADLTPVVYIAETLTLGKLIDFIEKERKRGSGNINTYLVVLYKKYSIPVSAFILTIIAVSVSSMKRRGGMGMNLAIGIAIAFSFVFFDKIFGTLAEKSTFSPLLAVWFPNIVFGILAVYLLRNAKR from the coding sequence ATGCTGTCAATAATAGATAAATACATCTTAAAAAGATATCTCGGAACTTTTTCTGTGATGCTTCTTTTGTTTGCACCAATCGGGATTGTAATCGACGTTTCTGAAAAAGTAAACAAGATGCTCGAAAACAAGATTCCGTTTATGGATATTGCGTTCTATTATTACAATTTTACCATTTACTTTATCAACTCCTTATTCCCGATATTTTTGTTTTTATCGGTAATTTGGTTTACTTCGAAATTGGCTAATAATACCGAAATCATTGCCATTCTAAGCTCAGGTATTTCATTTACACGTTTTCTTCGTCCTTATATTATAGGAGCAACAATTGTTTCGCTTTTTGTATTGTTAATGGGATTTTTTATTGTACCGGCAGCTAGTGAAGGTTACAATAACTTTAGATATACGTATTTAAAAGGTGGCGGTAAAGAACTCATGCGGGGTGAAAACACCAATGTTTACAGACAAATTAACGATCACGATTTTATTTTCGTAAACAGTTTTAATGAAGAGTCTAAAACCGCTTTTAATTTTACATTAGAACATTTCGAAAAAGAAAAATTAACCTATAAAATCACAGCAAGCCGTATTAAATGGGATCCGAAAGCGAAAACCTATATTTTATACGATTATACCAAAAGAACGCTTGGAGAGTTAAATGATGTTATTGAAAAAGTGCCAGAGAAAAAAGAAAAATTTAAATTCGAACTGGCTGATTTAACTCCTGTTGTTTACATCGCTGAAACATTGACTTTAGGTAAGCTGATTGATTTTATCGAAAAAGAAAGAAAAAGAGGTTCCGGAAACATCAATACCTATTTAGTGGTGCTTTATAAAAAATACAGTATTCCAGTTTCGGCTTTTATTTTGACAATTATTGCGGTTTCGGTTTCTTCAATGAAACGTCGTGGCGGAATGGGAATGAACCTTGCGATAGGAATTGCGATTGCGTTTTCATTTGTATTTTTTGATAAAATATTCGGGACACTTGCCGAAAAATCGACTTTCTCACCTTTATTAGCTGTTTGGTTCCCAAATATTGTTTTCGGAATTCTGGCAGTTTACTTATTACGTAATGCGAAACGATAA
- a CDS encoding sensor histidine kinase, protein MTTHSIPEKELVAIILYISLFLIIVAIILIIFFYFSRKKIIQKELEKKDLILQYQKEQLHAIIVTQEEERKRIAQDLHDDISSKLNIVSLNTHLLSAPNLTTDETNEITENIINLTAKALENSRKIAHNLLPPVFEKFGLNAGVEELCEEFESSKSVKTHYKNEIDFDQKDIDRHLHIFRILQELMNNSLRHGKASEIWIAFTNDNGTNTCHYEDNGIGFDSSNLENQKGLGMKNIDSRVSFLNGTIKFDSQIGKGIAVNFTF, encoded by the coding sequence ATGACTACTCATTCAATTCCAGAAAAAGAACTTGTCGCTATAATTCTCTACATTTCACTGTTTTTAATAATAGTTGCCATCATATTGATTATATTTTTCTATTTCTCAAGAAAAAAAATTATTCAAAAAGAACTTGAAAAGAAAGATTTGATATTACAATACCAAAAGGAACAGCTTCATGCGATTATTGTAACTCAAGAAGAAGAACGTAAACGTATAGCACAAGATTTACATGATGATATTAGTTCAAAATTAAATATCGTTTCGCTAAACACTCATTTGCTTTCTGCTCCAAATTTAACAACCGACGAAACCAATGAAATTACTGAGAACATCATTAATTTAACAGCAAAAGCGTTGGAAAATTCCAGAAAAATTGCCCATAATTTACTTCCGCCTGTTTTTGAAAAATTTGGATTAAATGCTGGAGTTGAAGAATTGTGTGAAGAATTTGAAAGTAGTAAATCAGTAAAAACGCATTATAAAAACGAAATTGATTTTGATCAGAAAGATATAGATCGCCACTTGCATATTTTCAGAATACTGCAAGAATTGATGAATAATTCGCTTCGTCATGGAAAAGCAAGCGAAATATGGATTGCTTTTACAAATGACAATGGAACCAATACCTGTCATTATGAAGATAATGGGATTGGTTTTGACAGCAGTAACCTCGAAAACCAAAAAGGTCTGGGAATGAAAAACATAGACAGCCGAGTATCTTTTTTAAACGGAACCATTAAATTTGACTCACAAATAGGCAAAGGCATTGCGGTAAATTTTACTTTTTAA
- a CDS encoding response regulator transcription factor, whose translation MNALIKIALVDDEVLFRKGIAFLLQREENIEIIFEASNGEELITKLDNSEVKPDIIIMDLKMPILNGVEATKIIRKSYPDIKIIALTSYDTKSFIANMIQVGAVAYLIKNTTPKDLIKTINEVNKKGFYYNESVLKTIQETIVSSKNSTKGNLETSFLSPREIEILQLICKQKTTSEIAEHLFLSPRTVEGHRNNLLLKTESRNIAGLVVYAIQNEIAVLTL comes from the coding sequence ATGAATGCCCTGATCAAAATTGCTTTAGTCGATGACGAAGTTTTGTTCCGGAAAGGAATAGCTTTTTTATTGCAGAGAGAGGAAAATATTGAGATTATTTTTGAAGCCTCAAACGGAGAAGAACTCATTACCAAATTGGATAATAGCGAGGTAAAACCCGATATTATCATTATGGATTTAAAAATGCCGATTCTTAATGGCGTTGAAGCCACAAAAATTATCAGAAAATCATATCCCGATATAAAAATTATAGCTTTAACGAGTTATGATACTAAATCTTTTATTGCCAATATGATTCAAGTTGGAGCTGTGGCGTATTTAATAAAAAATACTACTCCAAAAGATTTGATCAAAACAATCAATGAAGTCAATAAAAAAGGTTTTTATTACAACGAAAGTGTTTTGAAAACAATTCAGGAAACGATTGTTTCTTCAAAAAATTCAACAAAAGGCAATCTGGAAACCAGTTTTCTTTCTCCACGCGAAATTGAAATTTTACAGCTTATTTGTAAGCAAAAAACAACTTCAGAAATTGCAGAACATCTCTTCTTGAGTCCGCGAACTGTAGAAGGACATCGTAATAATTTATTGCTAAAAACTGAATCCAGAAATATTGCCGGTTTGGTTGTGTATGCTATTCAGAACGAAATTGCAGTTTTAACATTGTAA
- a CDS encoding acetyl-CoA carboxylase carboxyltransferase subunit alpha: MEYLDFELPIKELEEQLEKCVIIGKESDVDVTPTCKEINKKLEQTKKDIYKNLTAWQRVQLSRHPNRPYTLDYIKAICGDTFLELHGDRGFKDDKAMVGGLGKVNGQSFMIVGQQKGYNTKTRQYRNFGMANPEGYRKALRLMKMAEKFGIPVLTLVDTPGAYPGLEAEERGQGEAIARNIFEMVRLQVPIITIIVGEGASGGALGIGVGDKVYMLENTWYSVISPESCSSILWKSWEYKERAAEALKLTSSDMKKQKLVDDVIPEPLGGAHYDRETTFKTVAEYITKGYNELKDLSTAQLIAQRMDKYSNMGEFKE; encoded by the coding sequence ATGGAATATTTAGATTTTGAGCTTCCAATAAAAGAACTTGAAGAACAGTTAGAAAAGTGTGTCATAATTGGAAAAGAATCTGATGTTGATGTTACACCTACTTGTAAAGAAATCAACAAGAAATTAGAGCAAACTAAGAAAGATATATATAAAAACCTTACTGCTTGGCAGCGTGTACAATTATCAAGACACCCAAACAGACCGTATACTTTAGATTACATTAAAGCGATCTGTGGAGATACTTTCTTAGAACTTCACGGAGACAGAGGTTTTAAAGATGATAAAGCTATGGTAGGCGGACTTGGAAAAGTAAACGGACAGTCGTTTATGATCGTTGGTCAGCAAAAAGGATATAATACAAAAACACGTCAATACCGTAATTTCGGTATGGCAAATCCAGAAGGATACCGTAAGGCTTTGCGTTTAATGAAAATGGCAGAGAAATTCGGAATTCCAGTTCTTACTTTAGTAGATACTCCAGGTGCATATCCAGGACTTGAAGCAGAAGAAAGAGGGCAGGGAGAAGCAATCGCAAGAAACATCTTCGAAATGGTTCGTCTGCAAGTACCAATCATTACGATTATCGTAGGTGAAGGAGCTTCAGGTGGAGCATTAGGAATTGGTGTTGGAGACAAAGTTTATATGTTAGAAAACACTTGGTATTCTGTAATTTCTCCAGAATCATGTTCGTCAATTTTATGGAAAAGCTGGGAGTACAAAGAACGTGCTGCTGAAGCTTTAAAACTGACTTCATCTGACATGAAAAAGCAAAAATTAGTTGATGACGTAATTCCTGAACCACTTGGTGGAGCACATTATGACAGAGAAACTACTTTTAAAACCGTAGCGGAATATATTACTAAAGGATATAATGAATTAAAAGACTTATCAACAGCCCAGTTAATTGCCCAAAGAATGGACAAATACAGTAATATGGGCGAGTTTAAAGAGTAA
- a CDS encoding DMT family transporter, translating to MRNDNLKSYLNLHLIVFIWGFTAILGALITIDAENLVWYRMLIAMIFLGGFIAFKKQSFQVPVKEFFKLIFVGLLIALHWIFFFKAIHVSNVSITLSIFSLGAFFASLLEPLFYGRKVLWYEVFFGLVIIAGLGLILQVEIKYLTGVYYALAAIILGVLFTLMNGKLISDHEPSVITFYEFGAGVFFITIYFLIQGKFTADFFQMSLNNWVLLLILASICTAYAFTASVKVMQRLTPYTVMLTTNLEPVYGIVLAYFILGGKEKMSVEFYIGAVIIIITVILNGVFKHYQNKEK from the coding sequence ATGCGAAACGATAATTTAAAAAGTTATTTAAATCTTCATTTAATTGTTTTTATCTGGGGTTTTACAGCCATTTTAGGTGCTTTGATTACTATTGATGCCGAAAATCTAGTTTGGTACAGAATGCTGATTGCCATGATTTTTTTAGGTGGATTTATCGCCTTTAAAAAACAGTCTTTCCAAGTTCCTGTAAAAGAATTTTTTAAATTAATTTTCGTTGGATTATTAATTGCATTGCATTGGATTTTCTTTTTTAAAGCAATACATGTTTCCAATGTTTCTATTACGCTTTCGATCTTTTCTTTAGGGGCATTTTTTGCTTCTTTGTTAGAACCCTTATTTTACGGACGAAAAGTGCTTTGGTATGAAGTTTTCTTCGGACTTGTTATTATTGCAGGTTTAGGTTTGATACTGCAAGTTGAAATAAAATACCTTACGGGAGTATATTATGCATTGGCAGCCATTATTTTGGGAGTTTTATTTACTTTAATGAACGGAAAATTAATCTCAGATCACGAACCTTCCGTTATTACTTTTTATGAATTTGGAGCGGGCGTTTTCTTTATCACGATTTATTTTTTGATTCAAGGAAAATTCACTGCTGATTTCTTTCAAATGTCTTTAAATAACTGGGTTTTATTATTGATTTTGGCATCGATTTGTACGGCGTACGCATTTACAGCTTCGGTAAAAGTAATGCAGCGATTAACGCCATACACCGTAATGTTAACCACTAATTTAGAGCCAGTTTACGGAATTGTTCTGGCATATTTCATTTTGGGAGGAAAAGAAAAAATGAGCGTCGAATTTTATATAGGGGCAGTAATAATTATTATAACGGTTATTCTAAACGGCGTTTTCAAACATTATCAAAACAAAGAAAAATAG
- the dnaB gene encoding replicative DNA helicase: MENFKNVNPVKVDKTTIINLEKGKLPPQVIDLEEAVLGAMMIDKKGVDDVIDILQPDAFYKDAHKHIFEAILQLFTETQPIDILTVSTQLKKNGKLDLAGGDFYLIQLTQKIASSAHIEFHSRIILQKFIQRSLIRISSEIIEESYDETTDVFDLLDKAESKLYEVTQGNIKRSSETAQSLVLQAKKRIEEIAGKEGLSGIATGFEKLDEVTSGWQPSDLIIIAARPGMGKTAFVLSMARNVSIQFGHAVAIFSLEMASVQLITRLISSETGLSSEKLRTGKLEKHEWEQLSTKVKDLEKAPLFIDDTPSLSIFDLRAKCRRLASQHGIKLIIIDYLQLMTAGGSGKGGGNREQEISTISRNLKALAKELNVPVIALSQLSRAVETRGSSKRPLLSDLRESGAIEQDADIVSFIYRPEYYKIEEWDDDEQSSTTGQAEFIIAKHRNGGLENIRLKFLGHLGKFDNLEEFTGGYDDLPSKMNHDDNPFITKNLPSANEAFGSNLNDDDDDSDVPF; this comes from the coding sequence ATGGAAAATTTCAAAAATGTAAACCCTGTAAAGGTAGATAAAACCACTATTATTAATCTCGAAAAAGGTAAGCTTCCTCCTCAAGTAATTGACTTAGAAGAAGCCGTGCTTGGAGCGATGATGATTGATAAAAAGGGAGTAGATGATGTAATTGATATTTTACAGCCCGATGCTTTTTACAAAGATGCACATAAGCATATTTTTGAAGCAATCTTACAGCTCTTTACCGAAACACAGCCAATTGATATTTTGACTGTTTCGACTCAGTTAAAGAAAAACGGAAAGCTGGATTTGGCTGGAGGTGATTTTTATTTAATTCAGCTTACACAGAAGATCGCTTCTTCTGCACACATTGAGTTTCACTCACGTATTATTCTTCAAAAATTTATTCAAAGAAGTTTGATTCGAATTTCTTCGGAAATTATCGAAGAATCGTATGATGAAACAACAGACGTTTTCGATTTGCTAGATAAAGCTGAATCCAAGTTGTATGAAGTAACACAAGGAAATATCAAGCGTAGTTCTGAAACAGCACAGAGTTTGGTTCTTCAAGCCAAAAAACGTATTGAAGAAATTGCCGGTAAAGAAGGTTTGAGTGGTATTGCCACCGGATTTGAAAAATTAGATGAAGTAACTTCAGGATGGCAGCCTTCGGATTTGATTATTATTGCGGCACGTCCGGGTATGGGTAAAACAGCATTCGTACTTTCGATGGCGCGAAATGTTAGTATTCAGTTTGGACATGCGGTAGCGATTTTTTCTCTTGAGATGGCATCTGTTCAGTTAATTACAAGGCTTATTTCTTCTGAAACTGGATTGTCTTCGGAAAAATTAAGAACTGGTAAATTAGAAAAACACGAATGGGAACAGCTGAGTACTAAAGTAAAAGATTTAGAAAAAGCACCATTATTTATTGATGATACGCCATCGCTTTCAATTTTCGACTTACGTGCAAAATGCCGTCGTTTGGCATCACAGCACGGAATTAAATTAATCATTATTGACTACTTGCAGTTAATGACTGCGGGAGGTAGTGGTAAAGGAGGAGGAAACCGTGAGCAGGAAATCTCGACTATTTCGCGAAACCTAAAAGCATTGGCAAAAGAGTTAAACGTACCAGTAATTGCACTTTCACAGTTATCCCGTGCTGTTGAAACCCGTGGATCTAGTAAACGTCCGCTTCTTTCGGATCTTCGTGAATCTGGAGCGATTGAGCAGGATGCCGATATTGTATCGTTTATTTATCGTCCAGAATATTATAAAATTGAAGAATGGGATGATGATGAACAATCATCAACAACAGGTCAGGCAGAGTTTATTATAGCCAAACACCGTAACGGTGGACTTGAAAATATACGTTTGAAATTCTTAGGTCATTTAGGAAAGTTCGACAACTTAGAAGAATTTACAGGAGGTTATGATGATCTTCCATCTAAAATGAATCACGATGACAATCCGTTTATCACTAAAAATCTGCCTTCTGCAAATGAAGCTTTCGGCAGTAACCTAAATGATGACGACGATGACAGCGATGTTCCGTTTTAA
- a CDS encoding FKBP-type peptidyl-prolyl cis-trans isomerase yields MNKFKYYFVLLLAGIAMVSCNKDHDDPETVPLRDYKEQYKADKDSIEAYLKTHYIEEVTANYDIKITKIPAGGTQVSIWDQKVYPLQTRKVYNHDVNYDVYYLSLREGTGLAPTNTDRISASYEGTLLNGKVFDSSYGVARSFELYMHAASSVIDGWGEIFPKFKTGTSTTGADGSITYDNYGAGVMFLPSGLAYYGGGVGDIPSYSCLVFSFKLFNLQRLDHDFDGVFDVDEDINKDGYLYDVRDTSRFPTPPAGFTDDTDGDGIADFVDTDDDGDGFSTYYELTKPAGQVGIVNGFNYGISTYYPWDPVVDNPNTPNTDETEPRGIPRRPTGALTDPSQPESISNPKKFVDEDYTAAGRLRIHLDKTYPYQKK; encoded by the coding sequence ATGAATAAATTTAAATATTACTTTGTTTTATTACTTGCAGGTATTGCAATGGTTTCTTGTAATAAAGATCATGATGATCCTGAAACAGTTCCTTTGAGAGATTATAAGGAGCAGTATAAAGCAGACAAAGACTCTATTGAGGCATATTTAAAAACCCATTATATTGAAGAAGTTACGGCTAATTATGATATTAAAATAACTAAGATTCCTGCGGGTGGGACTCAGGTTTCTATCTGGGATCAAAAAGTTTATCCGTTGCAGACCAGAAAAGTTTACAATCATGATGTTAATTATGATGTATATTATTTGAGTTTAAGAGAAGGAACAGGATTAGCACCTACAAACACAGATCGAATTTCTGCTTCTTATGAAGGAACTTTATTAAATGGAAAAGTTTTTGATTCTTCTTATGGAGTCGCGAGAAGTTTTGAATTGTATATGCATGCTGCTTCATCTGTAATAGATGGATGGGGTGAAATTTTTCCTAAATTTAAAACTGGAACTTCAACAACTGGCGCAGATGGTTCAATTACCTATGATAATTACGGAGCTGGGGTTATGTTCCTGCCTTCAGGATTAGCATATTACGGTGGTGGAGTTGGAGATATACCTTCGTATTCTTGTTTGGTATTTAGTTTTAAATTGTTTAACCTGCAGCGATTGGATCATGATTTTGATGGTGTTTTTGATGTAGATGAAGATATTAATAAAGATGGTTATCTATATGATGTAAGAGATACATCAAGATTCCCAACTCCGCCAGCTGGTTTTACAGATGATACTGATGGCGATGGTATTGCTGATTTTGTAGATACAGATGATGATGGTGATGGATTTTCAACGTATTATGAATTGACAAAACCTGCAGGACAAGTTGGTATTGTTAATGGGTTTAATTACGGTATAAGTACATATTATCCTTGGGATCCGGTTGTAGACAATCCAAATACACCAAATACAGATGAAACTGAACCTAGAGGAATTCCGAGAAGACCAACAGGTGCTCTTACAGATCCTTCTCAGCCAGAATCTATATCAAATCCTAAGAAGTTTGTGGATGAAGATTATACTGCGGCGGGAAGATTAAGAATACATTTAGATAAAACATATCCTTATCAGAAAAAATAG
- the tgt gene encoding tRNA guanosine(34) transglycosylase Tgt: MKFDLLQKDPQSKARAGSITTDHGVIETPIFMPVGTVASVKGVHQRELKEEINPDIILGNTYHLYLRPQTEILEKAGGLHKFMNWDRNILTDSGGYQVYSLSSNRKIKEEGVKFKSHIDGSYHFFTPENVMEIQRTIGADIIMAFDECTPYPCDYRYAQRSMHMTHRWLDRCINHLEKVPYKYGYEQTFFPIVQGSTYKDLRRQSAEYIANSGQQGNAIGGLSVGEPAEEMYAMTEVVCEILPEDKPRYLMGVGTPINILENIALGIDMFDCVMPTRNARNGMLFTANGTINIKNKKWEADFSPIDEMGHTFVDTEYSKAYLRHLFAANEYLGKQIATIHNLGFYMWLVREARKHILAGDFRPWKEMMVKNMSQRL, encoded by the coding sequence ATGAAGTTTGATTTATTACAGAAAGATCCGCAGTCGAAAGCGAGAGCGGGAAGTATTACTACAGATCACGGAGTTATAGAAACTCCTATTTTTATGCCCGTTGGAACGGTTGCTTCTGTAAAAGGAGTGCATCAGCGAGAACTTAAAGAAGAAATAAATCCTGATATTATTTTAGGAAACACCTACCATTTATATTTACGTCCGCAGACTGAAATTCTTGAAAAAGCAGGAGGATTGCACAAATTCATGAATTGGGATCGCAATATTTTGACTGATTCTGGCGGATATCAAGTATATTCTCTTTCTTCAAATAGAAAAATTAAAGAAGAAGGTGTGAAGTTTAAATCGCATATCGACGGTTCGTACCACTTTTTTACTCCAGAAAATGTAATGGAAATTCAGCGTACCATTGGTGCTGATATTATTATGGCATTTGACGAATGTACCCCTTACCCTTGTGATTACCGTTATGCACAGCGTTCTATGCATATGACGCATCGTTGGTTAGATCGTTGCATTAATCATTTGGAGAAAGTTCCTTATAAATATGGATATGAGCAAACGTTTTTTCCAATTGTTCAAGGAAGTACATATAAAGATCTGCGTCGCCAGTCGGCTGAATATATTGCTAATTCTGGACAACAAGGAAATGCAATTGGCGGACTTTCTGTTGGTGAACCTGCAGAAGAAATGTATGCTATGACAGAAGTAGTGTGCGAAATCCTTCCAGAAGACAAACCACGTTATTTAATGGGAGTGGGAACTCCAATCAATATATTAGAAAATATTGCGTTAGGAATTGATATGTTCGACTGCGTTATGCCAACCCGTAATGCAAGAAATGGTATGTTGTTTACCGCAAACGGAACGATCAATATTAAAAACAAAAAGTGGGAAGCTGATTTTTCTCCAATTGATGAAATGGGACATACTTTTGTTGATACAGAATATTCTAAAGCCTATTTACGTCACTTATTTGCGGCCAACGAATATTTAGGAAAACAAATTGCCACAATTCATAATCTTGGTTTCTATATGTGGTTGGTTCGTGAAGCCAGAAAACATATCTTAGCCGGAGATTTTAGGCCATGGAAAGAAATGATGGTTAAAAATATGAGTCAAAGACTTTAA
- a CDS encoding transketolase produces MKPNTQQLSDLTIQVRRDILRMVHAVNSGHPGGSLGCTEFLVTLYQNIMERKEGFDMDGIGEDIFFLSNGHISPVFYSVLARSGYFPISELATFRLLNSRLQGHPTTHEGLPGVRMASGSLGQGLSVALGAAQAKKLNGDKHLVFTLHGDGELQEGQNWEAIMYASAKKVDNLIATVDVNGKQIDGTTDEVLAMGSLRAKFEAFDWDVLEIAEGNNIDAIIAGYTDAKSRTGKGKPVCVLLHTEMGNGVDFMMHTHAWHGKAPNNEQLENALAQNYSADQVDY; encoded by the coding sequence ATGAAGCCTAACACACAACAATTAAGCGATTTAACGATCCAGGTAAGAAGAGATATTCTTAGAATGGTACATGCTGTCAACTCAGGTCACCCAGGTGGATCATTAGGTTGTACTGAATTTTTGGTAACATTATACCAAAATATTATGGAACGTAAAGAAGGTTTTGACATGGACGGAATTGGAGAAGATATCTTCTTCCTTTCAAACGGACATATTTCACCAGTATTTTATAGCGTTTTAGCTCGTAGCGGCTATTTCCCAATTTCAGAACTTGCAACCTTTAGATTATTAAACTCTCGTTTACAAGGACACCCTACAACTCACGAAGGATTACCTGGAGTTCGTATGGCTTCTGGATCATTAGGACAAGGTTTATCTGTTGCTCTTGGTGCGGCTCAAGCTAAAAAATTAAATGGTGATAAACATTTAGTTTTTACATTACACGGAGATGGAGAGTTACAAGAAGGACAAAACTGGGAAGCTATCATGTATGCTTCTGCTAAAAAAGTAGACAACCTTATTGCAACTGTAGACGTTAATGGAAAACAAATTGACGGAACAACTGATGAAGTTTTAGCAATGGGAAGCCTTCGTGCTAAATTTGAAGCTTTCGACTGGGATGTTTTAGAAATTGCAGAAGGAAACAATATCGATGCTATTATCGCAGGATATACAGATGCTAAATCAAGAACCGGAAAAGGAAAACCAGTTTGTGTACTATTACATACAGAAATGGGCAACGGAGTTGATTTTATGATGCACACTCATGCTTGGCATGGTAAAGCTCCAAACAACGAGCAGTTAGAAAACGCTCTTGCTCAAAACTATTCTGCAGATCAGGTTGACTATTAA